A stretch of DNA from Rhizoctonia solani chromosome 9, complete sequence:
AAGGTCCACTCAAGGAGTTTTTGGATGAATTAGAGGCTGAGCGGGGTCACAAGATCCTCATCGTCGAGGATGGAGCACCGTCGCATAAGGGTCCACAAGCACAGGAGGCCCGGGCAGCACTGGGTATAGAACAGCTAGCCCATCCATCGGGCTCTCCCAATCTCAATGCCATCGAGCCCATATGGCGTCTCCTCAAATCACGCGTTTTCAAGGTGCCTGGAGCTCGGAGAAATGCTGACAAGCTTTGGAAAGTGGCCAAGCGGGTTTGGGATGAACTTACAGTGGAGGATATCAACAAACACACGGGGCAGATGGATGCCCGGGTTCAAGCTATCAAAGAAGCTGAAGGGGGGCCTACTGAGTTCTAGGCAATTTATTCGAGCTAAATATGTATATTCAACTTTATTTTCTATGTTAACATTACTGTACATCGAGAAAAATGGAAGCCGGTGAATATGGGGGGTCGCGTTGGTCACGTGTCCGGATATTTGTTGTAAGCGCTAGTACATTGTACGCAACTATGAGTAAGAGGGGTAGTAAGTGATTATGCAACTCACTCTAACCTAGAGGTGATTGGTATAGTTGCATGCACTGTACACAGTATTGAGTGAGGAGTGAAGCTTATAGTATGTTCACCCTGACTATGGAATATGTGCTAAATTATTTTAAGATTTTATTATGTTGTTACATTATCATGCTTATGTggtgtggtaggtgtggTAGTGTACATTGTGTGCAACTCTGcctgagtagagtggtgggtggtcatgtgactcaccctaatgtaactgtgggtggtatggttgcgtaccaagtacgcaactctgcatgagtagagtggtggatggtcatgtgactcaccctgacatgactatgggtggtatggttgcgtacttggtacgcaactctgcatgagtagagtggtgggtggtcatgtgattcaccctaatataactgtgggtggtatggttgcgtacttggtacgcaactctgcatgagtagactggtgggtggtcatgtgactcaccctaatgtaactgtgggtggtatggttgcgtaccaagtacgcaactctgcatgagtagagtggtgggtggtcatgtgactcaccctaacatgactgtgggtggtatagttgcgtaccaagtacgcaactctgcatgagtagagcggtggatggtcatgtgactcaccctaacatgactatgggtggtatggttgcgtacttggtacgcaactctgcatgagtagagtggtgggtggtcatgtgattcaccctaatataactgtgggtggtatggttgcgtaccaagtacgcaactctgcatgagtagactggtgggtggtcatgtgactcaccctgacatgactatgggtggtatggttgcatacttggcacgcaactctgcatgagtagagtggtgggtggtcatgtgactcaccctaacatgactgtgggtggtatagttgcgtaccaagtacgcaactctgcatgagtagagcggtggatggtcatgtgactcaccctaacatgactatgggtggtatagttgcgtaccaagtacgcaactctgcatgagtagagcggtggatggtcatgtgactcaccctaacatgactatgggtggtatggttgcgtacttggtacgcaactctgcatgagtagactggtgggtggtcatgtgactcaccctaatgtaactgtgggtggtatggttgcgtaccaagtacgcaactctgcatgagtagactggtgggtggtcatgtgactcaccctaatgtaactgtgggtggtatggttgcgtaccaagtacgcaactctgcatgagtagagtggtggatggtcatgtgactcaccctgacatgactatgggtggtatagttgcgtaccaagtacgcaactctgcatgagtagagtggtggatggtcatgtgactcaccctaacatgactatgggtggtatggttgcgtacttggtacgcaactctgcatgagtagagtggtgggtggtcatgtgattcaccctaatataactgtgggtggtatggttgcgtacttggtacgcaactctgcatgagtagactggtgggtggtcatgtgactcaccctaatgtaactgtgggtggtatggttgcgtaccaagtacgcaactctgcattagtagagtggtgggtggtcatgtgactcaccctaacatgactgtgggtggtatagttgcgtaccaagtacgcaactctgcatgagtagagtggtgagtggtcatgtgactcaccctaatgtaactgtgggtggtatagctgcataccaagtacgcaactctgcatgagtagagtggtaggtggtcacgtgattcaccctaacattggCCATGGTGCTATgcttctgcatgttgtacgcaCTTCTGTGTGGtatgggtggtcagttgtcacatgactcaccctaacttgggatggtggtattgctgtgtgtaaagtacgcaactttttgtagaagggctgatgcttcccctataatccaccctcacaccatatgtgggttgtgtccacctggttcccaccctgtgccatatcacagttcaccctgcagtgtagcttggctcaccctgcagtgtagcttggctcaccctgcagtgtagcttggttcaccctacaccaacctactactttgtaataacctaaaattatgtcatgcctgtgaaggtcatgacagagCCTTGGCCAAGACGCGTACAATTCTTTTTTTGGAACACAGTATCCCGTATTACTTAGGGATCTGTTCAATTACAATGTTGCTCACTTAGAAGGACAAGGCCTCAACATTTTCAGACAGGCAGGGCTCTTGAACCTACAGAAAGAGCTTGAAGCTTACGACTTGTTGACAAGAGATATGAAAAGTTCAGTTGTAAAGGATGACCTAGCCATGTAGAACTATTTTTTTTATTTAACATTCATTCTTATACATTACGGGTTCAATAGACTGGCATACATTGAGTTAAATCAAGATAAACATGCCACGTGATATTTACAGGCGTAATACCGGTAAAAACCGTTGTTGCAATTACATAAGATCCATTTACTTACGTTTTACACCTGTAATAACCAACACTGTCTACCAGTACCTCACACCACGTGCAcactccacctccaccgcaACCACGGCTCACAGCTCAAGCATTACGCTTCGTTATTACTTCTGTCGATAGCAAAACTTCCACACTGAAACAAAAAATGCCTTAGCTGTTATTGGTTAAAGGCAAATTAGAAGTCAGCGCAAACAACACGGGTCGCTGGTGAGTACATTGATTAAGGTGCGTTGAACTACTGACCTTAAGTCAAGAACGCTGCTTGTGTTGGTTCAGAAACTGCAGGTAGGTGAGGGGAAATGAATCGCCCAAACTATGACTGAGCAACGGCCACCCTGCTTGCCTATGATTGTAACTGTCAAGCGGTGAGTCTGATTTGAGGTTGTTAAGAATAATTATCTCACAAGTTGGGTTTATAGACAATAGTACTTTACCGACCCGCCTTTGCGCCACCCTTGTCCCTCACCTATCCTATATCAGCAAATCCAGCGCAGCTGCCACAATCGGCTCTTGCGGTTCAAGCGTCGCAGGCAATACCCTACCCACTCCATTCATCCCTGCCAAATCTCTTTGAATGCATTCTAGAAAGGAGGACACGACCTCTACCCTCGTCGCTTGCGCACTAAACGCCGGTAATCTCAATGCCACCGTTGAACTATGTATCCAAGCCTGTCGATGGGCTGACGCTCTGCCCCTTGCCCAAGGCAAGGGCCTTGTGATGCGAACCCGAATGGCATATTTCAACCAGGTCGGGGATAGCGCGGGCAGGTGTTCGTGCGTATTCAAGGGCGTTGTCTAAGGCAAAAAAGGTCTCGCCAAGCTCGTTCGTGGGCCGGAAGTCGGAGAATGGCGCAAGATGTGAGTTGTTTTGTGCCAATGGGCCGAGGGCGACGCGTTTGAAAGTCTGGTTGGAGAGCTTGGAGAGCGGGTGTGGTCCATCCCCAagatggccaaggaggagaagCGTGAGGCTGCTCGAGTATGTTTCATGGCTGGAAAGAAGCTCGACAAGCTGTTTCGGATttgggaagaagaggcgcgtgaggaggagcaggtggGCGAGAGCCAAGGAGGAAAATATGGAATTCGGGCGAAGGCCGCCCAAGGATTCGTCGAAAAGGCGGTTGCGTTCTCAACTGCCGTTGGGTTCGTCGATTTGGATCTTTTGTATTTGGCCAGCGAGGATTACGCTTGCCCGCTGGTGTCTCTCTCCGACCAGTTCCTCAAATACGCTCAAATTCTAGTCTCAGGGCTTAGTCTTCGAGGCGGTGCTTTATGTGGAACAAGTTCCAACTGGATGTGGAGATGTACAATGGCTACAGGGTGCGTTCAAGAAGAAGGTTAATGGAACGGCGAGTACTTCCAAGGGCACTTATGGTGCCCCGCGACTGGTCTTTATGGTGCCGTACCTTCCGGACCCTACGACATTGCTGCCCCGGGACCCCATGGCGGCGTTGGGTATAATCCTCCATCTACACAACCATCCTCTCCCTATACTGTTCCTCTAGCGTCAACGTGGGGACCCTATGCCGTACCACCCTCTTCATCGGGACCTTATGGTGCCCCTCCTACGACCACTGGTCCATACTCgcctcctccctccacaaCTCCGTCAAGAATCAAACCGGCAACAACCGCGTACGGGGCTCAAGCAGGATACAACCTACCGGGTCCTCCATTTGGGCAACAGGTGGTTACGGCGCTCTAGGCCAGCAGTCCTATGGTCAGACACCGTATCAGAGATAATAGCCCTGGTTCTGGGCCCCAATGGTTCCGGTTCCTCCCTCGCCAGGGCTAATGgtccctcctccacctcccactATTGATCAGCCCTCTGGCCCGCCCCCTCCACGAATCATCACTGTTTCCCAACGGCATCACATTCCCGGCTGGAACGACGCTCCTAACGTTACCGTGCCTCAGAGACGTGCGCCTGCCCCTGCTGCGGGACCTGCAGCTGCAATTAGGAGCCCATTCCCCGATTCCCCAATTCCCCAATTCCCCAGCGCCTGGCTTGCCGAATACCTCTGGGCCACCAAGAGGAGTGGGTACGCTACAAGGGCGATGTCTCCGCCAGGGGGCCCACCGAGAGGTACATTCCCCCAGACCAGTCCACCCAGGGCCGGTGCGACTATTCCTCCGCTCCCTCATCCGCACAATGGGGGCTATGCGCCCCCTCCGCCGTCCAGTTTTGTACCACCCCCAGACCCCGGACAGTATGCCCCTTGTCCATCCCAAAACAGCGGCGCGTACGCACACCCGCCATCACAAGGTGGGAGTGCATACGCTCctgcacctccacctcctggCGTCAACCCCGGTGTGCCTCCCCCACCACCGAGTGGTGCATATGCTCCTCCTCCAGGCCAGTCCTATCCACATCCACCTCCCTCCGGCACGGATTAGGATCCCCCAGAGTGGCCCACGCCCCCCACCGGCGGGAGGAGCGCCTCAAATGGGAACGTCAACTTCCCCGGCTGCCAGAGCTGTGGCCACGGCGTTTAAACATTGTgagtatttgtaaataggcTCGATTGACGGTTCTAACTTGCTGAAGCTCGAGGGATCGAAAATATCCTAGCATCGAAAAGGTTTGTTTTCGAGGTCTTGAATGAACATCTTGGATGATTAAGGCAGAATATGCAAGTACGTTTCAGTAGTTGTCTACTATCGCGAGTTACTGAATGACTCCCTGCAGCCACAACAAAAGCCGATGGTACACAATATAAGGTGGTGGCTCAATGTACTTGTCGACGCGTTGCATTAGGAAACACTGTCCACGCTAGTCGTTGACCGGTTCGTAACTCCCATTAAAGGTAAGTAGTATTAGTTTATTTCAATAAACCGGCACTTACGACCCACCTATCTCAGCCATGCAAAGAAACAACGCGCAGACCGCCGCCTCAATGCATGCCAATTTACTCATAAGGGGATTCTGGACAGATGACATTGTTTATGGATGCCAGGTGTCAAGTAATTGGTCACCCGCATGTAGCCTAAAGCTGGAACAGATAGATTGCAAAATATAGCGTTCAGTCTTGCTAGAAATCAATGACCTTGTTCCAGCACCCACATGCATATCCTGAAACCGTGCCTTGATATTTCAGTCGCAGAATAAATTTCTTAGCCTTATCAAATGACTCCTTTCTTTTCTTCGATACGCGTCCGGGTCAATTCGAGGCGAGCACGGAGCAAGCGGGCCATGGCATGCACAGGCCAATTCCGAGGGTAAGAGGTTACCCACGAAATATACGGCATCATTTGTTTGGCCGCGAATCTATATGAAGGCGAGGGTGAATTCGATCCAGTTCCGTTGCTCACGTCAGAACTGCCAAATTTCAACTGAATCCACATTCGTCCAATCCTAGACGAGCCCTACCCCTGATACACTTATCTACTGTACGTTATATTGAGAATGGCCTTGACCAGCATTTGTCACTCGGCATCGCAGCTTACCCCTCTATGCATCCCATAATAAGGATGCTGTGCTGCTAGAGCCGGATTTGTTTGAAAGCTCTGAATAGAGGTTTTCTATATTTTTAGGTTCAACGGCTTGTTATACATCTGCATGCACTGCATTTTGCGACAAGGGTGCTAAGGGCAGTCATAAGCACTCTCGCGTGGACAGATTTATTGACAGAGTAtgtctttgtctatatacacGACAGTTCGAACTAAAACATCTATCATCACGGGGGAGGTGTCAAACGTTGATAGGGAGCTATACAAGCTACTTACACGCAGATATCATGATAGAAAAGACAATCGCTTCAGAACGCTATTCAATACTGTCCAACGCATTTTCTATGAGATTTCGAATGGTTGAATAGGTTAAGTCGGGAAGCTCTTCAGGATATACGTCAACCGGCGGCTTGACCAACCGCTGGCGCTTTCTTCCGGTCGGTGCGTTTGCATAACCGTTACCCGCACTTGAATCCCGCGTTGTAGGTACAGTAGAGAGCCTCTTCCTCCCGAGATACTGCCTATGTTTTGCATGAGCGTCGCGAATAACATCCATGAGTTGTATAATGAGTTCGCGCATGGGAGCTTGATCGTAGAACGATGTGGGCGAGAAAACGGAATACTTTGGATCAAACTCAAGAAACGACAGTTTGTCGGTCCTAATAGAATCCCAAGTGCCTTCGCACCAGGACCGGAAAAGTAGTGGGTTGACTTCAACGCCATCATCATATTTCCCAACAATCCACAAGAATACGTATACGAAAGACTCCAAATCGTGTCGATGGTAGTGCGGATACTCGGATTCATCATGCAACAGGTCCAGTGCCATGAATGGTAGGGTACCTGTTCTGTGGGACGATGTAGGACCACATTGCTTGCCGTCGTCCGGAATCTCGTGACCAAGGTCCAGGTCAATGAGAACACCTTCTGACGGCTTGACTTTGTTCACCATCAGGTTATTCACTGACACGTCGCGATGCAAAATTCTGGCCCGAGTGTACAGCTGGTGAATTGCTAAGTAAGGTTATTTCGTCAGTATAGTTTACACACTAACGTGGTTCTTAGCCAACTCACTGTCCAAAAGGGAAATACAGGCTTTCATAAAGTCACTCAAGTTGGGCACTTTATAAAGCGGTATGCATAACGGAAGAACAATGACGCGTAAAACCCTGTCCTCAATTTGCAGAGCACGCTGAATCGCTGGCGGTAAACGAGAGCGCCGCCCCTGGGATAATTTTCGTAGGTCGGTGGATGCAATTATGTCAACAAGTCCCTGCACGTTCCTCGAGTGGGCGACCTGCAGCATGTTTACTTCGCTCACCCGTGTTGCCACTTGCCAACTTAGCTTGATTGCTAGTTCAACACCACTAGGGTCCAATACACCCAACACGCATGTGCATCGGCCGTGAACCGCTCGGGCTAGCGAGATCACTTCGGTGATATGGTAGATGACATCAAGAATCACAAGTTGCGACCCTACGATCTCTGTCGTTGCCCTATTTGCATCGTCCAGAAAGTAAGGTAGGTATCCAATTTCTTCGGCCGATGCACACGCCAAATGCATGATCGTCCAAACAAAACTGGGCGAGTCCAGTGGGATCAGGGCGGATGTTATTGTCGAATCGGCATCTGAATACCAAATTGACACTTGATCCTTCATGAATTGTAGTCCGTATCCTGCAGCCCGACTTGGTTGCGCATATCGCATCTCTAGCATGTACCGCCCAAGCTGTATATCAGATTCGTTCATTTCGATTTTAATAGGGTGTTCGTCAGGTAGCTCAGCTAGGGAGAGTCCGGGATCTGTGAAAGATTGTGAGGCTGAGAATCTAGGTAGCGGCTGAGTTCCTGATCTGGAGTTTATAGGAGTTGTTTGCGTGGAGCAAGCGTGTGGGGAAGCAATCTTGTATTCGCAGACAACGGAAATCTTGTTCCAATTGCACGTATCCATTGTGATAACATTCCCGTTTGAGACACCCACAAGGTCCGGCTTACGTTGGCTTTTTGACCCAGAGACTGAACGTGTGCTTGTTAGGCAGCTAAAGCGGAGAGGGTGGGCGTCCGCAGTTATGAAACCAGCTTGGGTGGAGTCCACAATCGCGTTCATCAAATCGGTCAAAGCGGCATATATTGCGGCACGTTCGGTTGTCGAAGAGCGAATGGTTTCCATACAGATGGTTAACAGTTGCCTGATATTGGTAGCCTCATGTAGATTTTTTGCCGCCTCGTCGAGTGGGTCTGAGTCGTCGATTTGCAAGAATGCCTTACCGAAGTCGGTGAACGATATCTGCGTTCGACGGCCATAAAATTCATCACGTAGTAGTGGCGTCTCAGATGCAATTGTTCCACTGCCTGATAGTTGGCCAGAGATACGTGATCTAGATGGAGTACGAGACTGGGACATGGTTGTTTAATAGTAATTGCATCACGTGTTGAATCTACTCAACTTTCAGTAAGCGCCTGGCTAATAGCTGGGCGCTTGTAAATCAACAACTGGGTCCAAAGGGCCCCTGCTTATCCTGGGGTAGACGTGCGTATCAACTGCGGTATGCACCCCAAGACTGACACCAGCAATTGCCAACCACCAAACACGCGAAAGCGCGCTTTAAATTTTATCTGGTGCTAAGCTTAAAGTGTGTTATAAATGCAAGTTTTCTCGTCCACCTGGACAAATTTCAATGATCGGCTTTTTACATTTTGTGCGAAATTTGGTCTTACATGTAAATATCACTATACGCCCCGTAGATACGGAGTGCCCGCGCCTAAAAATACGTATCTTGTCTGCAGAACACTGTGAAAGGAAACCGGCTTAAAATAAAAGGTGGTAACTGCTTTAAAATTTTACTAGATTAAGTACTTAAATTTACGTATGGGACGAACTTTATCGGAGTGTCACCCTTTTAGTACTCCACCCTCTTATAATTCCATATTGGATTACACCTCCTTACCACTTAAATGTCACACGATCGTGTATACGTAGCTAGTAGCTTAGACTGGGTAATTAAAATTAATCACGTTAATTGGTTCAATGGTCATACATTCACGGGTCAGCCACACACGAAAAAAGTCGTACTATTGCATATGATATCATGAGTCCGTTGAGCTCATTGCCTTGTCGCCAGCACCGCCAAGTTGGCTTAGCGATAATCCACTCACTTGCGGGTGCGAAGTCCATCATGGCGAGTGCGTATCGTCATTTTTGTCACTTTGACGACTAGGCTCTCCTCCTGGTGGAAGAATTAGCTAATTTTCAAGATAAATAGAGGCGCTTATATTGGGTATATTCCCAGATTGCCCTCTCTTGGTCTGCTTGGGAGTGGGCGGCGAATCGGGAGCAGGCGTTGGTTCACGTGCCTTGGGGGCCAAGGACTTGGTGGATGGGGCACCGTCTCCACCATTGGGATGTTCCTTACCTCCCTTGGGCTGGGGCAggggtggggggggggagctGGGACTTAggtttgggtttgggggTGGGATTGCGTTTTGGGCGCTTGAAACAATGTTAATACTCAAATAACTGAGACTATATGCTTACCATTCTTGGACAAATCTTTTGCTTTGATGGCCCCtgctccttggcctccttgtcCACGGCCAGCTCCACAACGTGGCTTGACTGCTGCCTCTTTGTGGCAGGTTCATCTTGCTACAAGAAAATGTAAGTGATTGTTCTGGTAGCATGATGAGCTAACATTGTTTTTGGCCTTGCGCTTCAGTTGCTGTGTTTCTTTGGGGTTGGCGGCTGGCTTTGATGGCTCCTTTGACAGGGCTCCTTGGGCTGGTGGCACAATCAGCTTGATTTTGACCAAGAACTAAGACATACCTTGGGTTTGACTGGGGCTGGCAACCAAAGAACCACCTttgttatggaatgaataatttagacatatgcacccctaattgccaatagtgaatagtgcaaactggagtagtcatacttgctctatccaaatatgggcatgaacattactatatttggaaactggcagtgctataagaccttttatactttatttcctcattgtgcttacatatatacatgtctGATAATGCAAAGtggtcatactattatttctatgatttatagtattttttttcttttacatttatatgtaggaacagtacttacagaccatagaacaagtgcaagtaagtaTGCAAGTGCCAGCACTTAGtacttgcaaataagcgccaaaggtcagTGGGGTGTGCCAATGCTGATATcttggcgggaaataggcatattactatgcagacaaataccaaggccaggttattacaaagtagtaggttggtgtagggtgacccaagctacactgcagggtgaactgtgatatggcacagggtgggaaccaggtggacacaacccacacatggtgttagggtggattatagggaaagcatcagccctcctacaaaaagttgcatgctttacacacagcaataccaccagcccctaagttagggtgtgtcctagacatccattagggcgtcaaggggatggcgcttgtggccgcggtgtacaatgagaaagttgcttaaggcaacgacGGACCTATCTACGGCAATAaacagctatcctacaacaacaagaccgcttaaggcggtggcaagctatctaagtataACAatgaagccgcttaaggcagtgtggactatctaagtagctaaactaagtaattactgggctgtagggcccttgtacactgagtgggatgcaacaagaggtaatcaacctgggtgttaccatggttggttggcctccttatatattctacagtctgactaattacaaatgttcAATATCCAATACATAATCCAATAAGagccccgctccgcagttggccttactcatgcatacgtgtcactgacatgtcatgatgacgtcataggtggaggtggctacgtatgctgattaagcgcggaaggggacgtggcttggcgcttagcgtatgatataagcgccaaggtcacgtgattgaagatgttgtctgttcaggttcgtttaaattcgagaaaatcggaataaattccgtggtatcaagtgtgtctacaacagggtgagtcatgtgacaactgaccaaccacccatcccacacagaattgcatacaacatgcagaagtatagcaccctggtcaatgttagggtgagttgCATGATCAATcattactccttgtactcagagttgcataccaagtatgcaactatatgacccacaatcatgttagcATGAGTCatatgaccacccactgctctactcatgcagagttgtgtacttggtatgcaaccataccacccacaatcatgttagggtgagtcacatgaccacccaccactctactcaggCAGAGTTGCACACAATGTATGCAACCACACCCAAAACACTATGCAATATAATGTAACACAATAACACAATAAAATAATAACATAATAGCATAATATAACAACAACATAACATAACATAGTATAGTATGTATCCAAGAGTCAGGGTGAATAATATTGTGAGCATCACTCCTCTTGCATAATGTTGAGCACAATGTACACAACTATACCAAGCACCTCTAAGtcagggtgagtcatgtgattgcTTACTACCCCTCCTACTCAgggttggttggttggttgcATACAATGTATGCTACCACACCCACCACACCACATAAACATGATAATGTAACAACATAATAAAATCCTAAAATAATTTAGGACATATTCCATAGTCAGGGTGAACATACTATAAGCTTCACTCCTCACTCAATACTGTGTACAGTGCATGCAACTATACCAATCACCTCTAGGTTAGAGTGAGTTGCATAATCACTTACTACCCCTCTTACTCATAGTTGCATACAATGTATGCTATCATACCATCCTCTGTAGAACTATGGTAAGTCACATGACTATATACACCCCCCCAACCCAAAGCTGTataaaacaacaacaacaacaacaacaacaacatgTACACAACCATTCCCACCACACCATGTAACAGCAATAAGAACATAAAAGCATGATAACATGATAAAAGAATGTAACAGAATATACCATGTACCAATAAGCTAGAGGGTATCAACTTACAAGTATCATCCCTTTCAAACAAAGCTGTGTACGTTGTATGCAGCTATATCACTTGCCTCAAAGtaagggtgagtcacatgaccacctaCCATCCCACCCATACagagtgtcctagacatctgtaaggacatcaagggtgcaggtgcttgtggctgtgtgactaatacaggTGTACTGCTTAGGGCAACAAggttctaccctacaacat
This window harbors:
- a CDS encoding kinase domain protein, which codes for MSQSRTPSRSRISGQLSGSGTIASETPLLRDEFYGRRTQISFTDFGKAFLQIDDSDPLDEAAKNLHEATNIRQLLTICMETIRSSTTERAAIYAALTDLMNAIVDSTQAGFITADAHPLRFSCLTSTRSVSGSKSQRKPDLVGVSNGNVITMDTCNWNKISVVCEYKIASPHACSTQTTPINSRSGTQPLPRFSASQSFTDPGLSLAELPDEHPIKIEMNESDIQLGRYMLEMRYAQPSRAAGYGLQFMKDQVSIWYSDADSTITSALIPLDSPSFVWTIMHLACASAEEIGYLPYFLDDANRATTEIVGSQLVILDVIYHITEVISLARAVHGRCTCVLGVLDPSGVELAIKLSWQVATRVSEVNMLQVAHSRNVQGLVDIIASTDLRKLSQGRRSRLPPAIQRALQIEDRVLRVIVLPLCIPLYKVPNLSDFMKACISLLDTIHQLYTRARILHRDVSVNNLMVNKVKPSEGVLIDLDLGHEIPDDGKQCGPTSSHRTGTLPFMALDLLHDESEYPHYHRHDLESFVYVFLWIVGKYDDGVEVNPLLFRSWCEGTWDSIRTDKLSFLEFDPKYSVFSPTSFYDQAPMRELIIQLMDVIRDAHAKHRQYLGRKRLSTVPTTRDSSAGNGYANAPTGRKRQRLVKPPVDVYPEELPDLTYSTIRNLIENALDSIE